A single region of the Ciconia boyciana unplaced genomic scaffold, ASM3463844v1 HiC_scaffold_38, whole genome shotgun sequence genome encodes:
- the LOC140645806 gene encoding uncharacterized protein yields the protein MPWWSATPSWTPPRPPSSRWRTEGAAPAHPAGQADGGLQVLCAGDGLHEGGPEVTNQSEGGPEVTNQSEGGPETSNHGEGGPEVTNHSKGGPEMTNQSEGGPETSNHGEGGPEVTNHSEGGPETSNHSKGGPEVTNQSEGGPETSNHSKGGPELTNHSKGGPEVTNQSEGGPEMTNQSEGGPETSNHGEGGPEVTNQSEGGPETSNHGKGGPAVTNQSEGGPETSNHSKGGPELTNHSKGGPEVTNQSEGGPEMTNQSEGGPETSNHGEGGPEVTNQSEGGPETSNHGKGGPAVTNHSEGGPETSNHSKGGPELTNHSEGGPEVTNHSKGGPEVTNHSEGGPEVTNQSKGGPEVSNQSEGGPEVTNHSEGEPEMSNHGERGPEVSNQSEGGPEVTNHSEGGPKVTNHSKGGPEVTNHSKGGPETSNHGKGGPETSNHGEGRPEVSNHSKGGPEVTNQSEGGPEMSNHGEGRPEVTNHSKGGPETSNHSDGGPETSNHGKGGPEVSNQSEGGPEVTSHSKGGPEVTNHSEGGPEVTNHGKGGPEVTNQSEGGPEVTNHSEGEPEMSNHGEQGPEMTNQSEGGPEVTNHSEGGPEVTNQSEGGPEVTNHGEVRPEMTNHGEGGPETPHNQLQPSPSISPQPNLGRDKVGLVNLVDQSRPEMTTTTPSHPLRPFPPPQNS from the exons ATGCCGTG gtgGAGTGCAACTCCAAGCTGGACCCCACCCAGACCTCCTTCCTCAAG ATGGCGGACGgagggggcagccccagctcacCCAG CCGGCCAAGCTGACGGAGGCCTTCAAGTACTTTGTGCAGGGGATGGGCTACA CGAGGGAGGGCCTGAGGTGACCAACCAGAGCGAGGGAGGGCCTGAGGTGACCAACCAGAGCGAGGGAGGACCTGAGACATCCAACCACGGCGAGGGAGGGCCTGAGGTGACCAACCACAGCAAGGGAGGGCCTGAGATGACCAACCAGAGCGAGGGAGGACCTGAGACGTCCAACCATGGCGAGGGGGGACCTGAGGTGACCAACCACAGTGAGGGAGGACCTGAGACGTCCAACCACAGCAAGGGAGGGCCTGAGGTGACCAACCAGAGCGAGGGAGGACCTGAGACGTCCAACCACAGCAAGGGAGGACCTGAGCTGACCAACCACAGCAAGGGAGGACCTGAGGTGACCAACCAGAGCGAGGGAGGGCCTGAGATGACCAACCAGAGCGAGGGAGGACCTGAGACGTCCAACCATGGCGAGGGGGGGCCTGAGGTGACCAACCAGAGCGAGGGAGGACCTGAGACGTCCAACCACGGCAAGGGAGGGCCTGCGGTGACCAACCAGAGCGAGGGAGGACCTGAGACGTCCAACCACAGCAAGGGAGGACCTGAGCTGACCAACCACAGCAAGGGAGGACCTGAGGTGACCAACCAGAGCGAGGGAGGGCCTGAGATGACCAACCAGAGCGAGGGAGGACCTGAGACGTCCAACCATGGCGAGGGGGGGCCTGAGGTGACCAACCAGAGCGAGGGAGGACCTGAGACGTCCAACCACGGCAAGGGAGGGCCTGCGGTGACCAACCACAGCGAGGGAGGACCTGAGACGTCCAACCACAGCAAGGGAGGGCCTGAGCTGACCAACCACAGCGAGGGAGGACCTGAGGTGACCAACCACAGCAAGGGAGGACCTGAGGTGACCAACCACAGTGAGGGAGGGCCTGAGGTGACCAACCAGAGCAAGGGAGGACCTGAGGTGTCCAACCAGAGCGAGGGAGGACCTGAGGTGACCAACCACAGCGAGGGAGAACCTGAGATGTCCAACCATGGTGAGCGAGGACCTGAGGTGTCCAACCAGAGCGAGGGAGGGCCTGAGGTGACCAACCACAGTGAGGGAGGACCTAAGGTGACCAACCACAGCAAGGGAGGGCCTGAGGTGACCAACCACAGCAAGGGAGGACCTGAGACGTCCAACCATGGCAAGGGAGGACCTGAGACGTCCAACCACGGCGAGGGAAGGCCTGAGGTGTCCAACCACAGCAAGGGAGGGCCTGAGGTGACCAACCAGAGTGAGGGAGGACCTGAGATGTCCAACCACGGCGAGGGAAGGCCTGAGGTGACCAACCACAGCAAGGGAGGGCCTGAGACGTCCAACCACAGCGATGGAGGACCTGAGACGTCCAACCACGGCAAGGGAGGGCCTGAGGTGTCCAACCAGAGTGAGGGAGGGCCTGAGGTGACCAGCCACAGCAAGGGAGGACCTGAGGTGACCAACCACAGCGAGGGAGGGCCTGAGGTGACCAACCACGGCAAGGGAGGACCTGAGGTGACCAACCAGAGCGAGGGAGGACCTGAGGTGACCAACCACAGCGAGGGAGAACCTGAGATGTCCAACCATGGTGAGCAAGGACCTGAGATGACCAACCAGAGCGAGGGAGGACCTGAGGTGACCAACCACAGTGAGGGAGGGCCTGAGGTGACCAACCAGAGCGAGGGAGGACCTGAGGTGACCAACCACGGCGAGGTAAGACCAGAGATGACCAACCACGGTGAGGGAGGACCTGAGACGCCCCATAACCAGCTCCAACCTTCCCCATCCATCTCCCCCCAACCCAACTTGGGGCGGGACAAGGTTGGGTTGGTCAACTTGGTTGACCAATCAAGACCGGAGATGaccaccaccaccccttcccaccctctGCGGCCATTTCCGCCCCCCCAAAACTCCTGA